From Mucilaginibacter rubeus, a single genomic window includes:
- a CDS encoding TonB-dependent receptor, producing the protein MAQTIRGKVTDAKTGEPLTGATVHLTQDGVSKFVAVNLNGSYSFKNLKNGPYKVQANYVGYTSSKINEGNITSASDVVTVNILLQDASMQMTEIQIKGEANKESDHAVRNIEKNAPMVINVLSANTIKLLPDVTVANALQRVSGVTIQRSASGEGRYAIIRGMDQRYNSTLVNGIKIPSPDGQYRFVPMDIFPSEMLERLEVIKALTPSMEGDAIGGVMNLVMKSAPSQFTFSANVSGGFSTLFSSSRPFVGFSASPNSKSPAAINGNSYAATYADFSNKALTSDKNMSTPFSSTAGITIGDRFLDKKLGVIVSASYQNIYRGSNSKQLTPNAQPSAIPLPNSPQFSDAYDRTYSTQTERVGIHNKIDYAFNDKNKISLYNLYIHQSEFESRFTSDTLGLGLNSTGLSKQITISNRSMLTKQNIYNSTLHGEHWLGNQWRLNWDGVYSQATRHQPDRTEFFYDANKTLNNSGAVTAEVDNNTQLDHHWENNRDKDLSGYANLIYTPKIAGKDVEFSAGGLYRHKVRDADYITYSLTGGKSTLFNNNFNSIPFAFNSAADGIGANNPDLQNNYHVRENDNAEYLQVKFDLFPKLQVLGGVRIENTDLTYVTQSPETVTQRSGNIKYTDVLPSIHLKYQLTDNQNIRASYFAAISRPGFGEQVPYKVTGEYFDQVGNPYLKHITADNYDVRYEFFPGGADQLLLGSFYKKIYNPIEYFVVRDGGPSSQVIKPQNDPGNATNYGFEALATKFFGVIGFSINYTYTHSRITTNKLLYSNDPTLGLKQTNVDETRPLQGQADHVGNASVLYKSAKLGLDIQLAFVYTGERLAQVSPYYNLDFYQHAYNQLDFSFEKTIAKRLSFYGKVNNITNAASKIYLKFPHGSLDAKQQEFLGKQDIAGQTLVQSDYYKTLFLGGFRYKL; encoded by the coding sequence ATGGCCCAAACTATAAGGGGAAAGGTAACCGATGCTAAAACCGGCGAACCCCTTACCGGAGCAACAGTGCACTTAACCCAGGATGGGGTTAGCAAGTTTGTTGCGGTTAATCTTAATGGTTCCTATAGTTTCAAAAATTTAAAAAACGGCCCATACAAAGTACAGGCAAACTATGTTGGTTATACCTCATCTAAAATTAATGAAGGTAATATCACATCAGCAAGTGACGTAGTTACGGTAAACATACTGCTGCAAGACGCAAGTATGCAAATGACCGAGATTCAGATTAAAGGTGAGGCCAACAAAGAATCTGACCATGCTGTACGTAACATTGAAAAAAACGCGCCAATGGTTATCAACGTGCTTTCGGCAAACACTATTAAGTTATTGCCCGATGTTACCGTGGCAAATGCTTTACAGCGCGTTAGCGGTGTAACCATCCAGCGTTCGGCAAGTGGCGAAGGTCGTTACGCCATTATCAGGGGTATGGATCAGCGTTACAACTCAACACTGGTAAATGGTATTAAAATACCAAGTCCGGATGGCCAGTACCGTTTTGTGCCGATGGATATATTTCCTTCAGAAATGCTGGAAAGGCTTGAAGTGATCAAAGCACTTACCCCGAGCATGGAAGGCGACGCCATTGGCGGTGTAATGAACCTGGTAATGAAAAGTGCCCCAAGTCAGTTTACTTTCAGTGCTAACGTATCTGGCGGTTTTTCTACATTGTTTTCATCAAGCAGACCGTTTGTTGGTTTTAGCGCATCTCCTAACAGCAAATCTCCGGCAGCTATTAATGGCAACAGCTATGCTGCTACTTATGCCGATTTTAGTAATAAGGCGCTTACAAGCGACAAAAATATGTCAACTCCATTTAGCTCAACAGCCGGTATTACCATCGGCGACAGGTTTTTGGATAAAAAATTAGGAGTTATCGTTTCTGCAAGTTATCAGAACATTTACCGCGGCTCTAATTCAAAACAGCTTACGCCAAACGCGCAGCCATCGGCTATTCCGCTGCCAAACTCGCCTCAGTTTTCTGATGCTTATGATCGCACCTATTCTACCCAAACAGAACGTGTAGGTATCCACAACAAAATAGATTACGCTTTTAACGACAAAAACAAGATCTCGTTATACAACCTTTACATCCATCAAAGCGAATTTGAATCACGCTTTACTTCTGATACATTGGGTTTGGGCTTAAACTCTACCGGTTTAAGTAAACAGATCACTATCTCAAACAGGAGTATGTTAACCAAGCAAAATATCTATAACTCAACCTTACATGGTGAGCATTGGCTTGGCAATCAATGGCGCTTAAACTGGGATGGAGTATATTCACAAGCTACCAGGCACCAGCCGGATAGAACCGAGTTTTTTTATGATGCTAATAAAACCCTGAATAATTCAGGCGCTGTTACTGCCGAGGTTGATAACAATACCCAGTTAGATCATCATTGGGAAAATAACCGGGATAAAGACCTTTCAGGATATGCTAACCTGATCTATACTCCAAAAATTGCAGGTAAAGATGTTGAGTTTTCGGCCGGTGGCTTATATCGCCATAAAGTAAGAGATGCTGATTATATCACTTATTCATTAACCGGTGGTAAATCAACCTTGTTCAATAATAACTTTAATTCCATTCCTTTTGCGTTCAATTCGGCTGCCGATGGTATCGGTGCTAACAACCCCGATTTGCAAAATAACTACCACGTAAGGGAAAATGATAATGCCGAGTATTTACAGGTTAAGTTTGATCTGTTCCCTAAACTTCAGGTATTAGGTGGCGTGCGTATCGAAAACACCGATTTAACTTATGTTACCCAATCGCCAGAAACGGTTACACAAAGAAGCGGTAATATCAAATACACTGATGTTTTGCCAAGCATCCACTTAAAATATCAGCTAACAGATAATCAAAATATCCGCGCGTCATACTTCGCGGCAATCAGCCGTCCGGGTTTTGGCGAGCAGGTGCCATATAAAGTTACCGGCGAGTATTTTGACCAGGTTGGTAACCCTTATTTAAAACACATCACAGCAGATAACTACGATGTACGTTATGAGTTTTTCCCGGGTGGTGCCGATCAGTTATTGTTAGGCTCGTTCTACAAAAAAATCTACAATCCTATCGAGTATTTCGTAGTGCGTGATGGTGGCCCAAGCTCGCAGGTTATTAAACCTCAAAACGATCCTGGTAACGCTACCAACTATGGTTTTGAAGCTTTGGCTACAAAATTCTTTGGTGTGATAGGCTTCTCAATTAACTACACCTATACCCATTCAAGGATTACAACAAACAAACTGCTTTATTCAAATGACCCAACCCTGGGTTTAAAACAAACCAATGTGGATGAAACCCGTCCGCTGCAAGGTCAGGCAGATCACGTGGGTAACGCATCTGTACTGTACAAAAGCGCTAAGTTAGGTTTGGATATACAACTGGCCTTTGTTTACACCGGCGAGCGTCTTGCACAGGTATCGCCATATTACAACCTTGATTTTTATCAGCATGCCTACAATCAGTTAGATTTTTCTTTCGAAAAAACTATCGCCAAAAGGCTGTCTTTCTATGGCAAGGTTAATAATATCACCAACGCGGCCAGCAAAATCTATTTGAAATTCCCGCATGGCAGTCTTGATGCAAAACAACAGGAGTTTTTAGGCAAACAGGATATCGCAGGTCAAACGCTTGTTCAAAGCGACTATTACAAAACACTATTCCTTGGTGGTTTCAGGTATAAATTATAA
- a CDS encoding histidine phosphatase family protein produces the protein MKKLICVLCLSIISPLTILSVKAQSTDLKIVFIRHAEKPVKGDNLNCQGINRSLKLPAVITSKFGVPDKIFVPGLGLGEATKHSRMFQTIVPLAAKYNLTVNSSRTEKDSLGLAADLKSRTGVILVVWEHGGIAPIVRSLGIKQDNLKWPDDDYDSIWIVTFKNGVATLARDKENIDPGKDCNF, from the coding sequence ATGAAAAAACTTATTTGTGTACTTTGTTTATCTATTATATCGCCCTTAACCATATTGTCGGTTAAAGCTCAGTCCACCGATTTAAAGATTGTATTTATCCGCCACGCCGAGAAACCTGTAAAAGGTGATAACCTGAATTGTCAGGGAATAAACAGGTCGTTAAAACTGCCTGCTGTAATAACATCCAAATTTGGTGTGCCTGATAAAATATTTGTGCCTGGTTTAGGGCTGGGAGAGGCTACCAAGCATTCCCGGATGTTTCAGACTATTGTTCCGCTTGCCGCTAAATATAACTTAACGGTAAACAGCTCACGTACCGAGAAGGACTCATTAGGTTTGGCTGCTGATTTGAAAAGCCGTACAGGTGTAATACTGGTTGTGTGGGAGCACGGCGGTATAGCGCCAATTGTGCGTTCACTGGGAATAAAACAAGACAACTTAAAATGGCCGGACGATGATTATGACAGTATCTGGATTGTGACCTTTAAAAATGGGGTGGCGACACTTGCACGCGATAAAGAAAACATAGATCCCGGAAAAGATTGTAATTTTTAG
- a CDS encoding sterol desaturase family protein, whose product MEFYKSFFLTHPSSVQILIFGALITSLWLAEGLILAIPVGKKWRHTFTNMLFIVTALPVQLFMTMFVLLEAAWISQNHLGLLQQLPRHQSILIKYVVGFIMLDFCKYLYHVIMHKVGVLWKFHLVHHTDQKLDVSTTVREHPGETFVRMCFLMLWIAITGASFELLLLRQTIQTVSNITSHTQFRLSDGVDKWVGLIFITPNIHHVHHHYQLPYTDCNYGDVLSIWDRLFGTYGKLKPDDTVFGIDTHPDTNVCKSFIKVLQIPFVSKRV is encoded by the coding sequence ATGGAGTTTTACAAGTCGTTTTTCCTTACCCATCCATCATCGGTACAGATACTGATTTTTGGAGCGTTAATAACCTCTTTGTGGCTTGCTGAAGGTTTGATACTGGCAATACCTGTAGGCAAAAAATGGCGACACACTTTTACAAATATGTTGTTTATTGTAACGGCACTGCCGGTTCAGCTTTTTATGACAATGTTTGTATTACTTGAAGCGGCCTGGATAAGCCAGAATCATTTAGGCTTGTTGCAACAACTTCCCCGGCACCAAAGTATATTGATAAAATACGTTGTCGGGTTTATTATGCTTGATTTTTGTAAATACCTGTACCATGTGATCATGCATAAAGTTGGGGTGCTATGGAAATTTCATCTTGTGCATCATACTGATCAAAAACTTGATGTATCAACAACGGTAAGGGAACACCCCGGTGAAACATTTGTAAGAATGTGCTTTTTAATGTTGTGGATAGCTATAACCGGTGCATCTTTTGAATTGCTTTTGTTAAGGCAAACCATTCAAACGGTTTCAAATATCACCTCACATACGCAGTTCCGGCTATCAGATGGCGTTGATAAATGGGTGGGATTGATCTTTATCACACCTAATATACATCATGTTCACCATCACTATCAATTGCCTTATACCGATTGTAATTATGGTGATGTACTGTCTATATGGGATAGGTTATTTGGAACTTACGGAAAGCTAAAGCCGGATGATACCGTGTTTGGGATAGATACACATCCCGATACGAATGTTTGTAAGAGTTTTATTAAGGTTTTACAGATTCCATTTGTTTCAAAACGTGTTTAA
- a CDS encoding outer membrane beta-barrel protein, whose protein sequence is MCICKTYLSLLAVLLVMTLHVNAQTEKFTSRLYFPGGVGVNIPSGDEQVSMKRGSVLNTAVEYRPAYINAVFFRFNYDALNNKYKSRAGEVPTNVTEGKLSAGFLLLGVGYRRKLNRLGIYTLLQAGYNSSGYNNTSVNSNGITVGSVSTKHPAVKIAAGLEYYIVPHFALVLEPAYYHLYKARSQYILNPDYVSYGIGFTTTLF, encoded by the coding sequence ATGTGTATTTGTAAAACATACCTTTCGTTGTTGGCCGTGCTGTTGGTGATGACATTGCATGTTAATGCCCAAACCGAAAAATTTACATCGAGACTTTATTTTCCCGGAGGGGTAGGTGTAAATATACCTTCCGGAGATGAGCAGGTAAGCATGAAACGGGGAAGTGTTTTAAACACCGCCGTTGAGTACCGCCCTGCTTATATCAATGCTGTTTTTTTTCGATTTAACTACGACGCCCTAAATAACAAATATAAAAGTAGAGCGGGCGAAGTCCCTACCAACGTAACCGAAGGTAAACTGTCTGCCGGTTTTTTACTTCTGGGTGTCGGTTACCGACGAAAATTAAACAGGTTGGGAATATATACGCTCCTGCAAGCCGGATATAACAGTTCAGGGTACAATAACACCTCTGTTAATTCAAATGGTATAACAGTAGGCAGCGTAAGCACTAAACATCCCGCGGTAAAAATAGCAGCCGGACTGGAATATTATATTGTACCACATTTTGCCCTTGTACTGGAACCCGCCTATTATCATTTGTATAAGGCCAGATCGCAATATATTTTAAATCCGGATTATGTAAGTTACGGCATCGGGTTTACTACCACGTTGTTTTAA
- a CDS encoding DUF5686 and carboxypeptidase-like regulatory domain-containing protein, with amino-acid sequence MLVVILCPLYGRAQQADSLKKSSSQVVTSVKGQVVDDASGQPLPGINVKLVGGKYGTIADPDGKFEVNAPGAFTHVSFSYIGYQTITKVIKAGQVNVLHIRLHGSQTQLKEVTVVSGKKQRYRNKGNPAVELIQQVIDHKKQNRMESADYLQYDQYERINLSFIDVPSKLMNSRYFKMYQFMLDTIKNNGQTQVLLPAYLSEKQYQNYYRKDPAKSISVLKAQKEANILKFIDTAGLDIYMNRLYGNNIDIYDNNVFIITNQFLSPIADHSPNYYKFFITDTIQTGKEKLIELSFTPRTKGDLLFEGKLLVSMTGNYAVRGCELDVNKQININFMRTLKITLDFEQNPNGRYFLSKSDVKADFGILKNKGLGFMGERTVVFSNYVTDKPLPATFYEGKELQIAPDADKPDTSYWTHNRPDTLSDHQSKMYPRISKLEKMPQFKRATWFAATFTGGYAKAGPVLIGPIGTIYSRDSQEGSRFQLGGRTNPELSKSIYFEGFGAYGSRDKAFKYNIATFYSFNKTPFYRYPNDYLKASYLNDVDVPGRDLSTINQQAALASFSTGKTIYWLYSKIAKIEYVKDFENHFSFDLAFRNWNQRPAASLLFEYNNDANTLVHDLTTSELNLAFRYAPHEQILQGTVYRRTVYSKYPILNLQINHGFKGLFNGAYDFTSVKASIFRRFYLSQLGYTDITVLGNYLVGKVPFPLLNIAPANQSLAYDEDAYNQQTYLEFISDHYAGINLTHSFSGFLLNKIPLIKHLKWREFLSAKVLFGGLRNENNPLYSPNLFRFPVGGNGANGTYALGTKPYIEAGVGIGNIFKFLRIDGIKRFNYLDHPGAAEYGVKFSFAPDF; translated from the coding sequence TTGCTTGTAGTTATATTGTGTCCGTTATATGGCAGGGCGCAACAGGCAGACAGTCTTAAGAAATCATCATCTCAGGTAGTTACAAGTGTTAAAGGTCAGGTAGTAGATGATGCCTCGGGACAACCACTTCCGGGAATTAACGTTAAGCTTGTAGGCGGCAAATACGGCACCATTGCAGACCCTGACGGAAAATTTGAGGTAAACGCTCCCGGAGCTTTCACACATGTTAGTTTTTCCTATATCGGTTATCAAACCATTACCAAAGTAATTAAAGCAGGGCAGGTTAACGTGCTTCATATCAGGTTGCACGGCAGCCAAACCCAGTTAAAAGAAGTAACCGTAGTTTCGGGCAAAAAACAGCGTTATCGCAACAAAGGGAACCCCGCGGTTGAGCTTATCCAGCAGGTTATTGACCATAAAAAGCAAAACCGCATGGAAAGTGCCGATTATCTGCAATATGACCAGTATGAGCGCATCAATCTGTCATTTATCGACGTTCCTTCCAAATTGATGAACAGCCGTTATTTTAAAATGTATCAGTTTATGCTTGATACAATAAAAAATAACGGGCAAACCCAGGTATTACTCCCCGCCTACCTCAGCGAAAAGCAATACCAAAATTACTATCGTAAGGATCCCGCTAAATCCATCAGTGTGCTCAAAGCGCAAAAGGAAGCCAACATTCTTAAATTCATTGATACAGCAGGCTTGGATATTTATATGAACCGCCTTTACGGCAATAACATTGATATTTATGATAACAATGTTTTTATCATCACCAACCAGTTCCTGAGCCCGATTGCCGATCATTCGCCCAATTATTATAAGTTCTTTATTACCGATACCATACAAACAGGCAAAGAAAAACTGATTGAACTAAGCTTTACACCACGTACCAAAGGCGACTTGCTTTTTGAAGGTAAACTGCTTGTAAGTATGACGGGCAATTATGCGGTACGCGGCTGCGAGCTTGATGTAAACAAACAAATCAACATCAATTTCATGCGAACGCTCAAGATCACGCTTGATTTTGAGCAGAACCCTAATGGCCGGTATTTTTTAAGCAAAAGTGATGTCAAGGCCGACTTCGGTATCTTAAAAAACAAAGGGCTTGGGTTTATGGGCGAGCGAACGGTAGTTTTTTCCAATTACGTTACAGACAAACCACTTCCTGCCACATTTTATGAAGGCAAAGAATTGCAGATAGCGCCTGACGCAGACAAACCCGACACCTCATACTGGACTCATAACCGACCGGATACACTGTCCGATCATCAGTCAAAGATGTATCCGCGTATCTCCAAATTGGAGAAAATGCCGCAGTTTAAAAGGGCTACCTGGTTTGCAGCTACTTTTACAGGCGGCTATGCTAAGGCCGGACCAGTGTTGATTGGCCCTATTGGAACAATTTACTCACGTGACAGCCAGGAAGGATCCAGGTTTCAGCTTGGTGGGCGCACCAACCCCGAATTAAGCAAATCGATATATTTTGAAGGCTTTGGTGCTTACGGATCACGTGATAAGGCATTTAAATACAATATTGCTACATTTTATTCATTCAATAAAACGCCGTTTTACCGCTACCCTAACGATTACCTTAAGGCAAGCTATTTGAACGATGTTGATGTGCCGGGAAGAGACCTTTCAACCATCAACCAACAGGCCGCGCTTGCATCGTTTTCGACAGGAAAAACAATATACTGGCTTTACAGCAAGATCGCTAAAATTGAATATGTAAAGGATTTTGAAAACCATTTTTCGTTCGATCTCGCATTCAGAAACTGGAACCAGCGCCCTGCCGCTTCCCTGCTATTCGAATACAATAATGATGCTAACACTTTAGTGCACGACCTGACTACCAGCGAGCTGAACCTCGCGTTCAGGTATGCCCCGCATGAGCAGATCTTACAGGGAACGGTATACCGCCGCACCGTCTACAGTAAATACCCCATCCTGAATTTACAGATCAATCATGGCTTTAAAGGCCTGTTCAACGGCGCGTATGATTTCACCAGCGTTAAAGCAAGCATTTTCAGACGCTTCTACTTATCTCAGCTTGGTTATACTGATATTACTGTACTCGGAAATTATTTAGTAGGTAAAGTACCTTTCCCGCTACTGAACATCGCCCCGGCTAACCAGTCACTTGCTTATGACGAGGATGCCTATAACCAACAAACCTACCTGGAGTTTATAAGCGATCATTACGCCGGCATCAACTTAACCCATAGTTTCAGCGGTTTTTTACTGAACAAAATCCCATTGATAAAACACCTGAAATGGCGAGAATTCCTGTCGGCTAAGGTATTATTTGGTGGCTTGCGTAACGAAAACAACCCGCTTTATTCACCAAACTTATTCCGTTTCCCGGTAGGTGGCAACGGAGCAAATGGTACTTATGCTTTAGGCACTAAACCTTATATAGAAGCCGGAGTAGGTATAGGTAATATCTTTAAGTTTTTGCGGATAGATGGGATCAAGAGGTTTAACTATCTTGATCACCCGGGTGCCGCAGAATATGGTGTTAAATTTAGTTTCGCCCCGGATTTTTAA
- a CDS encoding PepSY-like domain-containing protein: MKKTILLTITAALLGTGAMVKAASSLEVPAAVKQSLVKKYPNATKVTWEKEKGNFEANWGGKSGEDTSVTFTPSGEFVEEVDAIPVSQLPPTVFEYVKTNYKGTKIKEAGRVTNAAGKKMFEAEIKGKDLLFDENGKFLKVD, translated from the coding sequence ATGAAAAAGACCATTTTATTGACCATCACCGCTGCCCTGCTTGGTACCGGTGCTATGGTAAAAGCAGCCAGCAGTTTAGAAGTACCTGCGGCTGTAAAGCAAAGCCTTGTCAAAAAATACCCTAACGCAACAAAAGTAACCTGGGAAAAAGAGAAAGGAAACTTTGAAGCCAATTGGGGCGGCAAATCAGGCGAGGATACTTCAGTGACCTTTACACCATCGGGCGAGTTTGTAGAAGAGGTGGATGCCATACCGGTTAGCCAGCTTCCTCCTACTGTTTTTGAATACGTTAAAACCAATTATAAAGGCACAAAAATTAAGGAAGCAGGACGCGTAACCAATGCGGCAGGCAAAAAGATGTTTGAGGCAGAAATAAAAGGAAAAGACCTGTTATTTGACGAAAACGGCAAGTTTTTGAAGGTAGATTGA
- a CDS encoding PD40 domain-containing protein, with protein sequence MRILIFLLVSCCFYSSVTAQSNFFNSKNAYLGQQRPNDTPRIFAQQMLVPDSGIAMGRSAFSADGKEFYYGNSMHWFNSKGNKICYFKYDGKKWQGPLVLNYDYSTPAFSVDGKSMYFAGKGDGRHSVVWVSHRDKNYWTSPVVFLRKDYGLYNFMPTNSGTFYVGSNANAGSVRDYSTYDFCTLTISKTDTVIKSLGPVINTPAFDGEFYVAPDESYMIISYKEKPDYECELGITFRKPDHSWTTPLNLGPLINDGDAHRWGEYVTPDGKYLIYTKGTGEKDCHLYWVKFDMLKAKLKKEALGK encoded by the coding sequence ATGAGAATTTTAATTTTCCTGCTTGTATCGTGCTGCTTTTATAGTAGTGTAACCGCTCAAAGCAATTTTTTTAATAGCAAGAATGCTTACCTGGGCCAACAGCGCCCTAATGATACGCCGCGGATTTTTGCGCAGCAGATGTTAGTGCCCGATAGCGGTATAGCTATGGGCAGGTCGGCTTTCTCGGCCGATGGCAAGGAGTTTTATTATGGAAACTCCATGCACTGGTTTAACTCAAAAGGTAACAAGATCTGTTATTTTAAGTATGACGGAAAAAAATGGCAAGGTCCCCTTGTACTTAATTATGACTACAGTACGCCAGCTTTTTCTGTTGATGGCAAAAGCATGTACTTTGCTGGTAAGGGTGATGGAAGACACTCCGTTGTCTGGGTATCACACCGTGACAAAAACTATTGGACAAGCCCTGTAGTGTTTTTGAGAAAAGATTATGGTTTATATAATTTTATGCCAACCAACAGCGGAACTTTTTATGTTGGCAGCAATGCTAACGCCGGCAGTGTAAGAGATTATAGTACTTACGATTTTTGTACGCTTACCATCTCAAAGACCGATACGGTTATTAAAAGCCTCGGCCCGGTAATCAATACACCTGCCTTCGATGGCGAATTTTATGTGGCGCCGGATGAATCATACATGATCATCAGCTATAAAGAGAAACCCGATTACGAGTGTGAGCTCGGGATCACTTTCCGCAAACCTGATCATAGCTGGACAACGCCACTAAACCTTGGCCCGCTAATTAATGATGGCGATGCACACCGCTGGGGTGAATATGTTACCCCGGATGGCAAATACCTGATTTATACCAAAGGCACCGGCGAAAAGGACTGTCACCTTTACTGGGTGAAGTTTGATATGCTGAAAGCTAAATTAAAAAAGGAAGCGCTGGGTAAATAA
- a CDS encoding DMT family transporter yields MAWLYILIAAAFEAAWTFSLKFMKFSDLKALRLNSVLSLQHGLPVWLPFVGYIVFGIGNIYFFSLAIKLVPTAVAYAVWTAVTLILIKLVEVSLLNQRLSYMEIFFMLLIMTGVLGLKFYGPEIK; encoded by the coding sequence TTGGCCTGGCTATATATCTTAATTGCCGCCGCGTTTGAAGCGGCCTGGACATTCTCGCTAAAATTCATGAAATTCAGCGATTTGAAAGCACTCCGTCTTAATTCTGTTTTAAGTTTGCAACATGGTTTACCCGTTTGGTTGCCATTTGTAGGTTATATCGTTTTCGGTATCGGTAACATCTATTTCTTTTCGCTGGCTATAAAACTGGTGCCGACCGCAGTAGCGTACGCCGTATGGACAGCTGTAACCCTCATCCTGATCAAATTAGTAGAGGTTTCGCTTTTAAACCAGCGCCTCTCCTACATGGAAATATTTTTCATGCTGCTGATCATGACAGGCGTTTTAGGTTTGAAATTTTATGGTCCGGAAATAAAGTAA
- a CDS encoding sterol desaturase family protein: MSPEKLTTIITSIILFCWIGFIIAWERISPYRKGLKFFREGFWIDLVWYTLIQSYFLKILIFDYIIKPLEAHFDLSHLHLISNWPVALQVLFFLFTHDLYIYLFHRFQHSNKFFWRIHEAHHSGKEVDFLAGSRSHIMEIVINQTIEFAPIILLGANPIVIPIKAMLDAMFGMFIHGNIKVNMGKLKYIINSPQLHLWHHANYQEVFHANFSTKFSFWDYLFGTVYDPGHEPGDKPENWGLYYDYPKDYFLQHAFSVKRFDEKNLLKYRWFNWYYQLRPRFMNWLVTIAPERLKTLIPAKINESPKLDIEPQPVTLVTEQENILQQN, encoded by the coding sequence ATGTCTCCGGAAAAACTAACTACCATAATTACATCCATTATCCTTTTTTGCTGGATAGGATTCATCATTGCCTGGGAACGGATTTCGCCTTACAGAAAAGGTTTAAAATTTTTCAGGGAAGGGTTTTGGATTGATTTAGTGTGGTATACACTGATACAAAGCTACTTTTTAAAGATCCTTATTTTCGATTATATCATTAAGCCCTTAGAGGCACATTTTGATCTGTCGCATCTGCATTTAATAAGTAATTGGCCTGTAGCATTGCAAGTTTTGTTTTTCTTGTTTACGCATGACCTTTATATTTATTTGTTTCACCGCTTTCAGCATTCAAATAAATTTTTCTGGCGTATTCATGAGGCGCACCATTCCGGCAAGGAGGTTGACTTTCTGGCCGGCTCGCGTTCGCATATTATGGAGATCGTCATCAATCAAACTATTGAGTTTGCGCCTATCATTTTGTTAGGTGCAAACCCGATAGTTATACCGATAAAAGCTATGTTAGATGCCATGTTTGGTATGTTTATACACGGCAATATCAAGGTAAACATGGGCAAGCTTAAGTATATCATTAACTCGCCCCAATTGCATTTATGGCATCACGCCAATTACCAGGAAGTTTTTCATGCCAACTTCTCTACCAAGTTTTCATTTTGGGATTACCTGTTTGGTACCGTTTATGACCCAGGTCATGAGCCCGGTGATAAACCCGAAAACTGGGGACTTTATTACGATTACCCCAAAGATTACTTTTTACAGCATGCCTTCAGCGTAAAACGCTTTGACGAAAAAAACCTGCTCAAATACCGTTGGTTCAACTGGTATTATCAGCTTAGGCCCCGGTTTATGAATTGGCTGGTAACAATTGCCCCGGAGAGGTTAAAAACGCTTATCCCGGCTAAAATAAACGAGTCGCCTAAATTGGATATTGAACCGCAACCCGTTACCTTAGTAACCGAACAAGAAAACATACTACAACAAAACTAA